The Accipiter gentilis chromosome 9, bAccGen1.1, whole genome shotgun sequence genome includes a region encoding these proteins:
- the LOC126042814 gene encoding brain-specific homeobox protein homolog → MLRSRENGRRAGGRPGGAGQPPPEGGAECSGPEEPGVRGGRRLRTAFSAEQLSTLESSFQRQQYLGAAERRKLAGRMRLSEVQIKTWFQNRRMKLKRQLQELRTEPFCSPPPPLRTSERRRALAAHVRGPGTTSAPARGCLCGLHLGGGAGTRPGPQQRLQSTACGLLGGTLLCGVQGSQSFLAGCLTLCYRL, encoded by the exons ATGCTGCGGTCCCGGGAGAATGGAAGGA gagcaggcgggcggccggggggcgcggggcagcccccgccggagGGGGGTGCCGAGTGCTCGGGCCCCGAGGAGCCCGGCGTcaggggcgggcggcggctgcgCACGGCCTTCAGCGCGGAGCAGCTCAGCACCCTGGAGAGCTCCTTCCAGCGGCAGCAGTACCTGGGGGCGGCCGAGCGCCGCAAGCTGGCCGGCAGGATGCGGCTCTCGGAGGTGCAg atcaaGACCTGGTTTCAGAACCGCCGGATGAAGCTCAAGcggcagctgcaggagctgaggACGGAGCCTttctgcagccccccccctcccctacgGACCTCCGAGCGGCGGCGTGCCCTTGCCGCTCACGTACGTGGCCCCGGCACCACCTCTGCCCCGGCAAGGGGCTGCCTCTGCGGGCTTCACCTTGGCGGCGGTGCCGGCACCCGCCCTGGACCTCAGCAGCGCCTGCAGAGCACAGCCTGTGGGCTTTTGGGCGGCACCCTGCTTTGTGGGGTACAGGGATCCCAGAGCTTTCTTGCTGGGTGTCTGACCCTCTGCTACAGACTGTGA